Below is a genomic region from Chitinivibrionia bacterium.
TGCGGATATGGCTTATCGTTTGAATTGTTTGACAGTGACGGCAATAGGCAAGATAAATTTAAGAACGGAACTACATTTGAACAAATTTGCGAATTGCATAAATGGGACGTTCAATTAAGAGATTTGTTGTTTGGAGCTCTATCTTGGTTTGAAATTGCTTTAAGGTCGATATTGAATTACGAGATGAGTACTGCTTCACAAAATCCGTTTTGGTATTTGGATTTTAATCTGATAAACAATCAAGATATTTCGGCGCACATATTGAATTACTGCAAAAAAGAAAAAACCGAATATTCTAACGGAAACAGAAAAAAAGAAGTTTTTTTACAAAGCTACTGGACAAAATATCAAAACGATGAAATTCCTTGCTGGATATTAACAGAAGTATTGCCTTTTGGAGTTTGGTCAAAATTGCTTAATTCGCTCATAGATACCAATGCTGTTAAAAAAATATCTCAACATTTTTCGGTGCCGCCAAACTATCTTATTTCGTGGGTGCATAGTTTATATATGCTTCGCAATAAGTGCAGTCATCACAATCAATTGTGGAACCGAACCTTTGGAATAAACCCCATGAAAACAAATAAGTTGAAGAAATTAAAATTTCCTGAATACAGATTAGGCATTGTTTTGTATATATTGATTGACGTTATGCAAAACGACAAAGAAAGACAAAAAATGTTTGTTGATAAATTAAACGATTTGCTAAAAAACTGTCCGTTAGATTTTCACAAACCACTGGGAATACCGCAAGGCAATCTCTCCATCTGATTTATTGCGTTTGCAATACTGATTTACCCCACAAAAAAACCATCGGCGCAAAGTAAACCCTTTGCGCTTTTTTACAATTTCCACACAATTTTCACCCAAAATCAAAATAATCCCGTAACCCACCAAAAACAAAACGTATTTTCTAAAATTGAAGGCAACAAAAAAGGAAATAAAAATGTTAACGTCGAACAAAAAACTTAACATAATGAAAGCGCTTTGCTGGGACTACAACGTGTCTCAGCAATCTATGTTAGACGTTATTGAGGGACGAGCGGAGACAGCTGACGGCGTTTTTGACAGAGAAAAACTTTTGATAAGGTGTTTGGAGCGGCTTCCTTGGCACTATATAACAACGCTATGGGATAAAAATGTTATGATGAAACTTTACAATCCCGAATTATCAAAAAGGTTATTTCCGAAACAAAAAAGGAGCGAAATAGATGGAATGTTCTCAATATTACGAAAAGAACCTCTACCCCATACAGGATGGGGTGATGAATATAGTAAGTCGTTGCAACGCACATTTTTATCTGACAGGTGGAACAGCGCTAAGCAGGGCGTATTACAATCATAGATATTCCGACGATTTGGATTTCTTTGTAAACAACGACAATTCGTTTATTGCGCAAGTTGAAGAGATTATCGCAAAATTAAACGAAGCGGGAATAACAATCAACAAAAACGTGCAAATGCAAAAAAGAGAATATATTTATTCATTTTACGTTTCTTGGGATAAATCGGACGTATTATTAAAATTGGACTTCATAAACGACATAAACGCGCATTTCGGAGAAATACAATCTACCAATTTATTTCATCGTATTGATTCCAAACGAAATATTCTATCCAACAAGATAACCGCGCTTTTTAGGTATGCAAATAAAGATGTTGCAGATTTGAGAGAATTGGCTTTGCACGAAAAGTTTAATTGGAACGAAATAATAGAGGAAGCGTGCCAAAAAGAAGATGGAATAGACATAACTTTAATTTCCGATATTCTCAAAAAAATGCCTCAGGCAGAATTTGAGAAAATTCGGTGGATAAACAAACCGACTTGGGAGCAATTCAGAAACGATATTGACACAATTTGCTACGATATGGTTTGCGGCGGAGATAATTCTCTTTCTTAGATAAACTCAAAACTGCCCAGATTGCGGCAGTTCCCCACA
It encodes:
- a CDS encoding nucleotidyl transferase AbiEii/AbiGii toxin family protein, whose product is MNIVSRCNAHFYLTGGTALSRAYYNHRYSDDLDFFVNNDNSFIAQVEEIIAKLNEAGITINKNVQMQKREYIYSFYVSWDKSDVLLKLDFINDINAHFGEIQSTNLFHRIDSKRNILSNKITALFRYANKDVADLRELALHEKFNWNEIIEEACQKEDGIDITLISDILKKMPQAEFEKIRWINKPTWEQFRNDIDTICYDMVCGGDNSLS
- a CDS encoding Abi family protein, with the protein product MTKQYAKPPKTLDEQIDILISRGVVVKNREFARKILLEVNYYRFCGYGLSFELFDSDGNRQDKFKNGTTFEQICELHKWDVQLRDLLFGALSWFEIALRSILNYEMSTASQNPFWYLDFNLINNQDISAHILNYCKKEKTEYSNGNRKKEVFLQSYWTKYQNDEIPCWILTEVLPFGVWSKLLNSLIDTNAVKKISQHFSVPPNYLISWVHSLYMLRNKCSHHNQLWNRTFGINPMKTNKLKKLKFPEYRLGIVLYILIDVMQNDKERQKMFVDKLNDLLKNCPLDFHKPLGIPQGNLSI